One window of the Piliocolobus tephrosceles isolate RC106 chromosome 17, ASM277652v3, whole genome shotgun sequence genome contains the following:
- the TMEM170A gene encoding transmembrane protein 170A isoform X1 → MWYGVFLWALVSSLFFHVPAGLLALFTLRHHKYGRFMSVSILLMGIVGPITAGILTSAAIAGVYRAAGKEMIPFEALTLGTGQTFCVVVVSFLRILATL, encoded by the exons ATGTGGTATGGTGTGTTCCTGTGGGCACTggtgtcttctctcttctttcatgtCCCTGCTGGATTACTGGCCCTCTTCACCCTCAGACATCACAAATATGGTAGGTTCATGTCTGTAAGCATCCTGTTGATGGGCATCGTGGGACCAATTACTGCTGGAATCTTGACAA GTGCAGCTATTGCTGGAGTTTACCGAGCAGCAGGGAAGGAAATGATACCGTTCGAAGCCCTCACTCTGGGCACTGGACAGACGTTTTGCGTCGTGGTGGTCTCCTTTTTACGGATTTTAGCTACTCTATAG
- the TMEM170A gene encoding transmembrane protein 170A isoform X2 encodes MWYGVFLWALVSSLFFHVPAGLLALFTLRHHKYGAAIAGVYRAAGKEMIPFEALTLGTGQTFCVVVVSFLRILATL; translated from the exons ATGTGGTATGGTGTGTTCCTGTGGGCACTggtgtcttctctcttctttcatgtCCCTGCTGGATTACTGGCCCTCTTCACCCTCAGACATCACAAATATG GTGCAGCTATTGCTGGAGTTTACCGAGCAGCAGGGAAGGAAATGATACCGTTCGAAGCCCTCACTCTGGGCACTGGACAGACGTTTTGCGTCGTGGTGGTCTCCTTTTTACGGATTTTAGCTACTCTATAG